A genomic window from Fimbriimonadaceae bacterium includes:
- a CDS encoding DUF3352 domain-containing protein codes for MNRSHSHPRTRKGKASRIALVAVAALAVLGFAAYQFLLNRPGEAAIAFLPADADVVVTLDTNPSQRQLSVFMKITAALEREGIAKKLDETLAQAFDGKPIAAEIQPHFQRSFAMAAWNPKGQPQLTVTLLSIDDPAAVEASLKTHGQPKGDGSYAIPGTNEQMFAAVVDKYLAVANSDVALMRVGRVRAGAEPSVAKSSAFAAARATLPEDANVMVFLAPRFFENMGDAPGGRALGAATWMAASATVVPEGIQFDYQGPVDASKMPSLAALGQIAPIDLTALKQLPDGAYGVAAYSQGGRYWNSMDESVGKEPALADGFKDAVGTFEKETGLSIAKDLVPALMGEQVLAIYPGNLGQPSDVEGALLLTDAHGANPASLAAKVRAILERKTAESGKGLKFVESKVGDATVWELDAPSRKKLFGLDQTAAPAPQPWEQGMGAEPGPPELLANKSLVFAQIGNSLLVTSSRGLVQRAIEGSKSGKTLAEEPIFVSGQAHLTPGAQGLVMVNLKKILLALEPKMGDPSGGGPFQASDFTGLFGDGLTPLVGSGKFDGKVGTGRLLLPFDFEKAIALVGKSMAR; via the coding sequence CTGCGATCGCGTTTCTTCCCGCCGATGCGGACGTCGTGGTGACCCTGGACACCAACCCTTCGCAGCGTCAGTTGTCGGTCTTCATGAAGATCACCGCCGCGCTCGAACGGGAGGGCATCGCGAAGAAGCTCGACGAGACTCTGGCGCAGGCGTTCGACGGCAAACCCATCGCCGCCGAGATCCAGCCCCACTTCCAACGAAGCTTTGCCATGGCCGCTTGGAACCCCAAGGGCCAGCCCCAACTGACCGTCACCCTGCTCTCGATCGACGACCCCGCGGCTGTCGAAGCCAGCCTGAAGACCCACGGCCAGCCCAAAGGAGACGGCAGCTATGCGATCCCCGGCACGAACGAGCAGATGTTCGCCGCGGTCGTCGACAAGTACCTGGCCGTCGCCAACTCCGACGTCGCGCTGATGCGGGTCGGACGGGTGCGCGCGGGGGCGGAACCGTCGGTCGCCAAATCGAGTGCGTTCGCAGCGGCGCGCGCCACGCTGCCCGAAGACGCGAACGTGATGGTCTTCCTGGCGCCCCGGTTCTTCGAGAACATGGGCGACGCGCCCGGCGGCCGAGCACTCGGCGCCGCGACGTGGATGGCGGCGAGCGCCACCGTGGTTCCTGAGGGGATTCAGTTCGACTACCAGGGCCCCGTGGACGCGAGCAAGATGCCGTCGCTCGCCGCACTCGGGCAGATCGCACCCATCGATCTCACGGCGTTGAAGCAGCTCCCCGATGGAGCGTATGGCGTTGCCGCCTACTCGCAGGGAGGGCGGTATTGGAACTCGATGGACGAGTCCGTCGGCAAAGAGCCCGCTCTAGCCGATGGGTTCAAAGACGCGGTGGGCACATTCGAGAAGGAAACGGGCCTCAGCATCGCCAAGGATCTCGTCCCCGCCCTCATGGGCGAGCAGGTGCTGGCGATCTACCCCGGAAACCTGGGGCAACCGAGCGATGTGGAAGGCGCCCTCCTCCTGACGGACGCGCACGGCGCGAATCCGGCGTCGCTTGCCGCCAAAGTTCGGGCGATCCTCGAACGGAAGACCGCCGAGAGCGGCAAGGGCCTGAAATTCGTGGAGAGCAAGGTCGGCGATGCGACGGTTTGGGAGCTCGACGCGCCGAGCAGGAAGAAGCTGTTCGGGTTGGACCAGACTGCGGCCCCGGCGCCGCAACCGTGGGAGCAAGGCATGGGCGCCGAGCCCGGTCCGCCCGAACTCTTGGCCAACAAATCGCTCGTCTTCGCCCAGATCGGCAACTCGCTCCTGGTGACCAGTTCTCGCGGGCTCGTGCAGCGCGCGATCGAAGGCTCGAAGTCCGGCAAGACGTTGGCCGAGGAGCCGATCTTCGTTTCGGGACAAGCACACCTGACGCCCGGAGCCCAAGGCCTGGTAATGGTGAATCTCAAGAAGATCTTGCTCGCGCTCGAGCCGAAGATGGGCGACCCGTCGGGAGGGGGTCCCTTTCAGGCCTCGGATTTCACGGGTCTCTTCGGGGACGGTTTGACGCCCCTCGTGGGCAGCGGCAAGTTCGACGGCAAGGTAGGCACGGGTCGGTTGCTGCTTCCGTTCGACTTCGAGAAGGCGATCGCCCTCGTCGGAAAATCGATGGCACGCTGA